A stretch of DNA from Mesorhizobium onobrychidis:
GGCGTTGATCAGAACGGCATGATCGCCGAGATTGGCGCCTTCCTCGAAATTCAATTGGAACAGACGTCGCACCAGCCGGTTCTGCATGACCTCGCCGGCGGCACCAGCCCAGCGGATGACGCGGTGCGCGTCCAGCGTGTTGGGCGCGACCTTGATGGCGGCGAAGGCGAAGTTGATCCCCTCGGCTTCGCCCAGTGGCTCGATGCGGGCGTGGATCTCGCGGACGCGTTCGTCGCTGCCGAACTTGGCCACCATGTATTCGCGGCGATCCTTGCCTTCGGGCGGGATGGTCGGGTCGAGCTGGAACGGCCGCCAGCGTATGTGCACGTCGACATCGCTTGCCGCGGCGATCGCCTTGTCGAGCCGCTTCTGGCCGATGAAGCACCACGGACAGACGACGTCGGAGACCACATCGACGGTAATCGACTTCTCGTCGCTCATCTTGATCTCCTGTGCCGAAGAGGTCACTTCGGCTTGCGCCACCATGTCGGCAGTCGATAGCCTGATATGGGCGTCTTTTGCGGATGTTCCAGGTAGCTCCAGTAGGCGAGCCATTGCTGCGTGTTGTGCTGCATCGGAACCATGTAGTGGCCGGAGATCAACAACCTGTCGAGGACCCGGACGGCGGCAACATAATCTTCGCGGCTGCGGGCGTCGAGCATCGCCTCTAGTGCGGCATCTATCGCCGGATCGGCGACGCCGGCAAGGTTGAATGACCCTTCGGCATTGGCGGCAGCTGATCCCCAGCGCCCGAGCTGCTCGATGCCCGGCGACAGCGAGTTCTCGAAGCCGCTGGCGCCGATCAGCACATCGAAATCGAAACGTTGCTTGCGCGACTGGATCTGGTCGCCGTCAAGGCTGCGGATGGTGACAGCGATGCCGATCTTCGCCAGCGTGCGCTGGTAGATGGCGGCAAGGCGCTCCTCGTTCTGCGAGGCGGTCAGGATCTCGAAGCCGAAGGGTTTCCCCTCGGGATCGAGCATCACTCCATCCTGCAAGGTATAGCCCGCGCCCTTCAATATGTCGAAGGCAGCTTTCAGCACCTTGCGGTCCTGGCCCGAGCCGTCGGTGACGGGTGGCCGCCAGGTGCCGTCCATGACATCGGCTGGCACACGACCCGGGTAGGGTGCCAGAAGCGCCTTTTCCCTGTCGTCGGCCGGATGGCCGAGCGCGGAAAGATCGGAATTCTGCCAATAGCTCATGGTGCGCATATACTTGCCGCCAAACAAGTTCTTGTTGGCCCATTCGAAGTCGTAGAGCATGCCGAGCGCGCGTCGAACGACCGGATTGGAAAACTTCTGCAGCCGTGTGTTGAACAGGAACCCCGTCACCACTGGCGGGATGCCGGTGTCGAACGTTTCGGCGATCACGTCGCCCTTGTGGAAGGCCGGGAAGTCGAGATCGCGCTCGCGCTTGACCGGATCGCTGTCGTCATCGATGGCGCAGATGCCTTTCTTGAAAGCTTCCAGCTTGGCGTTGGCATTGAGGAAATATTCGATGGTGATCTGGTCGTAATTGTCGAAACCGCGCTTGGCGGGGATGTCCTTGCCCCAATAATTTGGGTTGCGCTTGAACACGATGCGCTGGCCAGGCGCCACGTGCGCCACGGTGTACGGGCCGCTGCCGATCACAGGTTTCAGCGTGGTCCTGTCGAAGGTCTCCTTGTCGAAAGCGTGCTTCGGTACGATTGGCGTCATCGCGATAACCAACGGAGTCTCGCGGTTAGCCTTGTCATTGAATGTAAAGCGCACGCTGCGGTCGCCGATTTTTTCGAGTTTGGCGACCATGCTCATACGGGCGCTGTAGGGTGGCCGGCCTTTCTCGGTAAAGACCTCGTAAGTGAACAGTACGTCTTCCGCAGTCATCGGTTGGCCATCAGACCACTTGGCCCTCGGATCGAGGTGGAATTCGATGCTCTTGCGCTCCGGATCCATGTCGGCAGTGTCGGCAAGCAGGCCATAAAGACTGAAGGCTTCATCGTCATTGCGCTGCATCAACGGCTCGAAGACGAGATTGCCGAAGATCCTATCGATCATGCCGCGTGCCGTCGTGCGCAGGCTTTTCAGGATGAATGGGTTGAGATTGTCGAAGCTGCCGACGACGCAATAGGTGATGCTGCCGCCCTTCGGCGCATCGGGATTGACGTAGTTGAAATGCGTATAGTCGGCCGGCAGCGCCGGCTCGCCTTGCATGGCGATCGCGTGTTTCGGCTCCGATACAGCTGGCTGAAGCGAAAGTGTGATAGACGAGATCGCGGCGATCAGCCAAACAAGAACGCGGCCCATGACCGTCTCCTTACTGGGTCGGCTTGATGATTCGGAGCGCACCCTAGCATGAGCCGGCCGCCTCCCGGTCAATCGCGAGTTCAAGAATTGCGAGTATCGGGCTGGATTCGGCACCGCTGGCAGTGTAACACGCCGTCCGAGTCATTCTGTTGCCTCATTTCAGCAACAGGTAGCTGGACCACACGGCGCGAAGAAGCCGGTCCTGGGATCATTTGAGAGGAAGTTCACGATATGACGAGCCTGAACAGCAACGCGTACCGCCTGTCGGTCCTGGCCGCTGGCGTGGTCGGCTTTCTGGGCACACAACTTCCAGCAGCTCTTGCGCAACAGCAACAGCAGATTCCGCAGGGTTGGTTCAAAGCCTGCACCAAGCAGGAAGACGTCGACATCTGCAATGTCCAGAACATCACCACTGCCGGTAACGGCCAGCTCGTCACCGGCGTCAGCCTGATCGAATTGAAGGGCAAGATAAACCGCAAGGTGTTCCAGGTGACGGTTCCGACCGGTCGCCTGGTTCCTCCCGGCATTGGCCTTCAAATCGATACCGGGAAGGCGCAGAAGCTCGATTATGTGATCTGCTTCCCCGACCGCTGCGTGGCGGAAGTCCCGCTGACCGACCAGCTCGTCGCCTCCTTCAAGAAGGGTTCGAACCTGACGCTGACCTCGGTCAATTTCCAGAACCAGCCGAACCCGATCAAGATCGCGCTGACCGGCTTCAGCGGCGCCTTCGACGGGCCGCCGCTGCAGCAGTCGGACATCGAGGATCGGCAGAAGAAGCTTCAGGATTTCGTTGCCAAGAACAATCAGGACTTCGCCAAGAAGCTCAAGGAAGAGCAGGACAAGGCGAAGACCGCCAACTGATCGCCCCTCGGGGCGAATAAGACAATTTCTCAAGCCAAGGAAAAAGCGGGGTCATGCCCCGCTTTTTTGTTCCGGCCGGCCATTTCTTGAGCCCATCAGGCCCGCAATCCGTCAGGTCAATGTCTTGACTGGCGTCTCGGCTCGTAGCGGCCGTCCGGCCTCTTGTCGAACATCTCGCCGATCTCCGGATGCCGCACCGGTTCGCCAGACTGATCCTCGAGCAAGTTCTGCTCAGACACATAGGCGATGTATTCCGTTTCCGAATTCTCGGCGAGCAAGTGGTAGAAGGGCTGGTCCTTGCGCGGCCGCACATCCGCGGGGATCGCCTCGTACCATTCGTCGGTGTTGGCGAATTGCGGGTCGACATCAAAAATGATGCCGCGGAACGGAAACAGCCGGTGGCGAACCACCTGTCCGATCGAGAATTTGGCTGTTTTCATCATCGTACTCACCACTAAGTCCTAGGAGTGCCGCGCCCTTGGAATGCGCAAAGACTCTCTAAGACTTTGAATTTACGCATTACGCTTCAAAAAATCGAGCCCGACTTATGGCGGATGCCTGACCCTCCTTGACGCAGACGCCGCATCAATTCAATGCCGAAGTGCCTGATCAATGCCGAAGCGCTTGACGGCACGTCAAGCTATGGGCCAGCCCGCCCGAGGGGCGTGCTACCGCCGGACTTGTTTCCATAAGCCACCGGCGAGCGCGGCAAAACCACTGCCGGGCCGCAGCCCCTCGCGCATGAAAAAGGCGCGAAGCGGCGCGAAGCCGCCGAGCACGCCGAGGCCGGCGCTGCGCGCCATCTGTGCCGGCAGCATGTCCGAGAGCAGCGACTTGTTGAGCAGGTTGACCGCGCCGCTGCGTGCCAGAATGTCGGGCCGCCGCCTGAAATCGTAAGCCGCGAGCGCCTTGACGGCACCTGGATCGGTTCTGTTTTCGCAAGCAATCCCAATAAGATCGTCGATATCCCTGATACCAAGGTTGAGACCTTGCGCGCCGATCGGCGGGAACACATGGGCGGCTTCGCCGACAAGTGCCACCCGGTTGCGCGCGAAGCACCGCGGCGTCACGCCCGAAAGCGCGTAGATCTGCCGGCCCGGCTCGACAGACACCCGGCCCAGCATCGATTGCATCCGCTGTTCGACCCGCATCGAAAGCGTCGCATCGTCCAGTGCGACGAGTTCCTTCGCCATTTCCGGTTCTACCACCCAGACAAGGCTGGACCGATTGCCGGGCAGGGGAACCTGGGTGAACGGGCCGGTCTCGGTGTGGAATTCGGTCGAGGTGAAAGCGTGGTCGCTGCGGTGGCCGAAATTGAGAACCAGTGCCGCCTGCGGATAGGACCGGGCGGATGTCGAGATGCCGGCAGCCTCGCGGGCCGGCGACAGGCGCCCGTCGGCAGCGACCGCCAGCGATGCTGCAACCTCGCTGCCGTCAGACAGGATCGCATGGGCATGATCGGCGTCGAGGCGCCAGGTCGCCACCATCGATTTTCGCCATTCGATGCCTGAATGCGCGGCTACCGCCCCGGCAAGTGCGGGATTGAGCGCGCTGTTGGGTAAATTCAGCCCGAACTGCTGCTCGCCGATTTCGCTGGCGCGAAAAATGACCACCGGGCTGCGGATCAGCCGGTTGGTTGCATCGACGATGCGCATAACCTTCAGCGATGCGGCTTTGGACCTCACCTCATCAAGGACGCCCAACCGTCCGAGGATCTTCAGGGCTGGGTTCATCAAGGCCGTCGTTCGGCCGTCTTGGCCATTTGCCTCAGGTCCGACGAGCGTCACCGGAAAGCCGGCATCCGCGAAGCCAAGCGCTGCGATCAGCCCTGCCGGGCCACTGCCGGCAACCAGTATCCGTGCTGTTTGCTGATGGTCCAAGTTCGCTTCCGGATTGTGATGCCAGGCGGTCGGTCCGACCTGATAAGCATATAGGTCAGATCATACGGCTTGATCAACGCGGCGATTCGGCCCATTCGATTGCCATGATCGGCCAAGACCATGATTTCAGCCATCTCGACCGTTTCGGCCGCGCCATGGCGAGCGTCTCGCGCAATCCCCGACTGGCGGTGAGCATCATTTTGGGCGCAGGCGTCCTCCTGGCCTGGCTGCTTCTCGGCGCCATGGCGATTCGCGGCGCCGAAAGCCGGGTTCCGGGCATCGATGTGCCCGGCGACATGATGCTCAGATATCTGCCGCAGCTGCCGCTGCCGGATTTTCTCGAGCGCTTCTTCACCCTTTGTCTTGCACCCGCGCCGCTCGACGGAGGCGTCGGCGCGCAGGCCGGAGCGCTCATCGTCATGTGGTTCCTGATGGCGATCGCCACCATGCTGCCCTCGGCGGCGCCGATGATCCGCACCTATTGCGAGATTGCCGATACTGCGCGGATCAAGGGCGAACCGGTCGTCCATCCGCTGGTCCTGGTCGCCGGTTACCTCAGCGTGTGGTTGGCCGCGTCGGCAGTGTTTGCGGCGCTGACGCTCATCGTCCACGCCTTCGCCTCACCTGTGCAGATGCTCGATCCGGTGGTCGGAGCGACCGGAGCAGTCGCGCTTTTGGTTGCCGGCCTCTACCAGTTCAGCGGCCTGAAGGAAGCCTGCCTGACAAAGTGCAAGAACCCGTTCTCGATCCTGTTTTCGAACTGGAGCGCGAGGCCCGGCCGCATTTTCCGGCTCGGCGTGGAGCAGGGCGTCTGGTGCCTCGGCTGCTGCTGGGCGCTGATGCTGGTGACGTTCGCCGTCGGTGTGATGAACGTGTTCTGGATGGCGCTGATCGGCCTGTTCACCTTGATCGAAAAACAGACGGCGGGCAGGCTGCCAACCCGGATCGCCGGTGCGATACTGCTTGTCTGGGCAACCGCCCTGCTAGTAGTCTCGGCATAGGGAGAGAATTCTATGGCAGATCAAGACTGGGCAATGAAGGGAGAGCTGGTGCTCTCCTGCAATTGCACGGTTTTTTGCCCTTGCGTGCTGTCTCTCGGCAGTCATCCGCCGACCGAGGGCTATTGTCAGACCTGGGCGGGGTTCCGCATCGATGCCGGCCATTTCGGCGAGGTCGACCTATCCGGCCTCAACCTTGGGCTGGTCATGGAAATCCCCGGCTATATGAGCCGCGGCAACTGGACCGCCGGACTGTTCATCGACAAGCGCGCCTCAGTCTACGCGGTAAAGGCGCTGACCAGGATTTTTACCGGCAAGGCTGGCGGAACCACCTCGCTGCTCTCCATCCTGGTCGGAAAGTTCCTCGGCGTCGAGCAAGCGCCGGTCACCTATGAGACGCGCGACAGGACGCGGATCTTCCAGATTCCGAAGATCATCGACGGGGCGGTGACACCGATCCCAGGCAAAGACCGCGACAAGGATACGGTGATCAGCAATTCAGAGTACTGGATCGCACCGGAAATCATCGTCGCCAAGTCCGACAAGAGCAAGATGCGGGCCTTCGGCCGCAACTGGAATTTTGCCGGCCGCTCGGCCGAAATCTGCAAGCTGGACTGGCGGGGCCCGTGAGCAAAAAAACAACGGCCAGGAAAATCACGGACAGGATTCCGAGGCCGAAGAAGAAAGTCACTTGGCCGCAGGCGCGCGCGTTCTCGGTCCATCTGCTGACCGCGTCGGGCTCGTTCCTGGCGTTCCTGTCGCTGGTGGCGGCGAGCGAGCAGCGCTGGACCGCGATGTTCTGGTGGCTGGGACTGGCGCTGTTCGTCGACGGTATCGACGGGCCGATCGCCAGGAAACTCGAGGTCAAGGAAATCCTGCCGACATGGTCGGGCGAACTCCTCGACAACATCATCGACTATGTCACCTACGTGCTGATACCGGCCTTCGCGCTTTACCAGCGCGGCTTCATGGGTGAGGGCCTGTCGTTCCTGTCGGCGGCGATCATCGTCGTGTCGAGCGCGATCTACTATGCCGACACCGGCATGAAGACGAAGGAAAATTTCTTCAAGGGGTTTCCGGTGGTCTGGAACATGGTGGTGTTCACGCTGTTCGTCATCGATCCGGGACAGTGGGTTTCCTTCGCCGTCGTCGTGGTGGCCGGCATTCTGACCTTCGTGCCGATCAATTTCATCCACCCGGTGCGGGTGGTGCGGCTGCGCCCGATCAACCTTGGGATGACGCTGCTATGGTGCGCTTTCGGAGCGCTGGCGCTGGCGCAGGCAGCTCTTGCCGCCTTCTACGACCAGATCGGCGTCTTGGGCGAGCAGGTGAGTGTCTTCACCAAGATCGGCATCACGGTCACCGGACTTTACCTCGCATGCATCGGCGGTATCATGCAGCTCTTTCCAACGCTCGGCGCCAAGAAATCCTGATCCCAACAGAAGTCTGGTCAATGTCCAAAGCAATACGCATCCACGCGAATGGCGGTCCGGAGGTTCTGACCTATGAGGACACCGATCCGGGCCAACCCGGCTCGGGACAAATCCTGGTCAAGCACACGGCGATCGGCCTCAATTTCATCGACGTCTATCATCGCTCCGGCCTTTATCCGCCGCCAGGCGGTTTTCCGCTGATCCCCGGCAGCGAGGCGGCCGGGGTGGTGGTGGAAGTGGGCGCGGATATCGACTGGCTGAAGCCGGGCGATCGCATCGCCTATGCCGTGACGACTGGCGCCTATGCCGAGCAGCGCGTGATCGCCGCCGACCGCGTGGTGAGGGTGCCGGACGGCATCAGCGACGAGCAGGCGGCCGCCATGATGCTGAAAGGGATGACGGCGGAGTATCTGCTGCGCCGTACCTTTAAGGTGAAGGCGGGCGACACGATCCTGTTTCACGCGGCGGCCGGGGGCGTCGGACTGATCCTCGGCCAATGGGCCAAGCACCTTGGCGCAACCGTGATCGGCACCGCCAGCTCCACCGACAAGATCGAGCTCGCCAAGGCGCATGGCTTCGACCATGTCATCAACTACCGCGAGCAGGACTTCGTCGCCGGCGTCCTCGCCATCACCGGCGGCAAGAAATGCGACGTCGTCTATGACTCGGTAGGCAACGACACCTTTCCGGCCTCGCTCGACTGCCTGAAGCCCCTCGGCATGTTCGCCAGCTTCGGTCAATCGTCAGGACCGATCCCGCCGTTCAGCATGTCGTTGCTGGCCCAGAAAGGTTCGCTGTTTGCAACCCGGCCGACGCTGTTCGTCTACAACGCCAAGCGCGAAGACCTGGAGGCGTCCGCCGCCGCGTTGTTCGAAATCGTGCTCAGCGGCGCGGTCGAGATCAAGATCAACCAGCGCTACGCGCTCAAGGATGCCGGCAAGGCGCATTCCGACCTTGAAGGCCGCAGGACGACCGGGACAACCATTCTTATCCCTTGAGCCTTGCTATCCCTTGAGTTTCCGCTGAAATTCTTGAAGCTCTTTCAAGACGGGTGCCGCTTTGCGATGACAGCAGGCCGCGCATACCATGCCTGCGGGAACACAGAACATATCTGGCAAACCAGATGGGAGGCACTGTGAGTGCAAATCAGGACGACGCAAACCTGCTCGAGGTTCGTGGCCTTACCAAGACGTTCGGCACGCTGACCGCGTGCGACCATATCGATCTCAACGTCGCAAAAGGCGAAATCCACGCATTGCTCGGCGAGAACGGCGCCGGCAAGTCGACGCTCGTCAAAATGCTGTTCGGAACATTGGAGCCCAATTCGGGCGAGATTTTCTGGAACGATCAGGCGGTCACGATCACCAATCCCGGCTTTGCGAAGAAGCTCGGCATCGGCATGGTGTTCCAGCATTTTTCGTTGTTCGAGGCACTGACGGCGGCCGAGAACATCGCGTTGTCATTGGACGACGGTTCGCCGATCAGCACGATCGCCGCGAAGGCGAGGGCGCTTTCCTACAGCTACGGCCTGCCGCTCGACCCGCAGTCGCTGGTCGGCGATCTCTCGGTCGGTGAGCGCCAGCGTATCGAGATCATCCGTTGTCTTCTGCAGATGCCGCAGCTCATCATTCTCGACGAGCCGACTTCGGTGCTGACGCCGCAGGAAGCCGACAAGCTGTTCGAAACGCTCGAACGGTTGCGCTCGGAAGGAAAGTCCATCCTCTACATTTCGCACCGGCTGGAAGAGGTCAAGCGCATCTGCGACCGCGCCACCGTGCTGCGCCACGGCAAGGTGGTTGGCCATTGCAACCCGCGCAAGGAAACCGCGGCATCGCTGGCACGCATGATGGTCGGCAACGACGTTCAGGCCGTGGTGCGCGCGCCGGTTCAGGGTATTGAGAGCGCGCAGCCGCTGCTTGAAATTCGCGCACTCAGCCGCAGGCCGGCAACGCCGTTCTCGATCCCGCTCAGGAATATCAACCTGACGGTACGCGCCGGCGAAGTGATCGGCATTGCAGGCGTTGCCGGCAACGGCCAGGGCGAGTTCTTCGAATCCGTTTCCGGCGAGGTGCCGCAGCAGGATGCCGCCTCGGTGCGCATACGCGGCAAGGATGCCGGCGGCCTCAGCATCACCGGCAGGCGGCTGATGGGCGCTGCCTTCGTGCCGGAAGAGCGGCTCGGCCACGGTGCAGCACCCCGCATGAAGCTTTCGGAAAACCTGCTTCTGTCGCGCCATGCCACCGACGGCAAGGTGTTTGTCGGCGCCGGCGGAATGGTCAAAAGCGATGCGATCTATGCCGCTGCCCAGCGCATCATCAAGGCGATGGATGTGCGCAAGAGCGCTCCGGACCCGGAGGCGGCAGCGCTTTCAGGCGGCAATCTGCAGAAATTCATTGTCGGCCGCGAACTCGACCGCAGGCCAAGTGTCATGGTCGTCAATCAGCCGACATGGGGCGTCGACGCCGGTGCCGCCGCCCACATTCGCCAGACGCTGATCGAATTGGCGCGCAGCGGCTCGGCAGTGCTGGTCATCAGTCAGGATCTCGACGAATTGTTCGAGATATCCGACGCGATCGCGGTGATGCACAATGGCGAATTGTCGAAGCCTTTGCCGAGCGCCGAGGCCACGTTCGAAAAGATAGGACTGCTGATGGGCGGGGCCGAGCCAGGCCACGCCGAACACGCTCTGGAGACGTCATGATGCGCCTCGAACTCGTCAAACGGCCACAGCGCTCAATGCTGTTCTCGGCGCTGTCGCCCTTCATTGCATTCGTGTTGACGATCATTGCCGGCGCGATCCTGTTCGCACTGCTTGGCGTCAATCCTTTGAAGGCGTTCCAAATTTACTTCCTCGAGCCGGTCAGTCAGGTCTGGCAGCTGCATGAGCTGGCGATCAAGGCGGCACCGCTCATCCTGATCGGGGTCGGCCTGTCGGTTTGCTACAGGGCCAACATCTGGAACATCGGCGCGGAAGGCCAATTCATCCTGGGCGGCATCGTCGGCTCGAGCATTCCGGTGCTGTTTCCGCAGTTTGAAGGGCCGCTGGTGCTGCCGCTTATGCTGCTGTTCGGCATGGTCGGCGGTGCCGCCTACGCCGCCATTCCCGCCTTGCTCAAGACGCGCTTCAACACCAACGAGATTCTGACCAGCCTGATGCTGGTCTATGTCGCGCAGCTGTTCCTCGACTGGCTGGTGCGCGGGCCGTGGCGCGATCCGAAGGGTTTTAATTTCCCGCAGACGATACAGTTCAACGACTCGGCCATATTGCCGGAACTGATGCCGGCCTCCGGCCGTGCCAATTGGGGTTTCGTGTTCGCGCTGGTCGCGGCGGTGCTGGTATGGATCCTGATGAGCCGCATGCTGAAAGGCTTTGAGGTTCGCGTGCTCGGCTCAAGCCCCAGGGCAGGGCGCTTCGCCGGCTTCGGTATCAACCGGATGGTGTTCTTCGCCTTCATGCTGTCTGGTGCACTGGCCGGACTTGCCGGCATCTCGGAAGTCTCCGGCGCTATCGGCCAGCTGCAGCCGGTGATTTCACCCGGCTACGGCTTTGCCGCCATCATCGTGGCGTTCCTCGGCCGGCTCAATCCACTAGGCATCGTTGCGGCGGGCCTGGTGCTGGCGCTGACCTATCTCGGCGGCGAAGCGGTGCAAAGCGCGCTCGGCATCTCCGACAAGGTGGCGCGCGTGTTCCAGGGCATGCTCCTGTTCTTCGTGCTCGGCTGCGACACCCTCATTCACTACCGTATTCGTCTGATCGGCTTTGCCGCGCCGAAGCTTGAATCCGCGCCGAAGCTGGAGGAGGCCCGCTGATGGACATCACCGTCAACATTCTTTTGACCATCGCAACCGCGGCGACGCCTTTGCTGATCGCGGCAATCGGCGAGTTGGTGGTCGAACGTTCCGGCGTGCTCAATCTCGGTGTCGAAGGCATGATGATCATGGGGGCGGTCGGCGGTTTCGGCGCCGGCTATCTCACCGGATCGCCGTGGATCGGGTTGTTGGCGGCGATCGCCTTGGGTGCGGTGTTTTCGCTGCTGTTCGCCGTCATGACGCTGTCGCTGGCCACCAACCAGGTGGCGACCGGCCTGTCGCTGACATTGCTCGGCCTCGGACTTTCCGGCATGATGGGCACCAGCTTTGTCGGCCAGCCCGGCGCGAGGCTGCCAAACCTCGACATTCCCGGCCTGACAGCGATCCCCGTCATCGGCAGGTTGTTGTTCGGCCAGGACCCGATCTTCTACATCTCGATCGCATTGACCGCCGCCGTCATGTGGTTCCTGTTCAAGACCCGCACCGGGCTCACGCTGCGTTCGATCGGCGACAGCCACACATCGGCCCATGCGCTTGGCATCGAGGTCATCCGCTACCGCTATCTGGCGGTGATTTTCGGCGGCGCCTGTGCAGGCCTTGCCGGAGGCCACCTGTCGCTGGTCTATACGCCGCAATGGGTGGAGAACATGACCGCCGGACGCGGCTGGATCGCGCTGGCGCTGGTCGTGTTCGCATCATGGCGGCCATGGCGGGTGCTGGCTGGCGCCTATATCTTCGGCGCGGTATGGATCGGCCAACTTCATGCACAGGCTTTTGGCATTCCGGTTCCCTCGCAACTGCTTTCTTCGTTGCCCTATCTGGCAACCATCGTGGTTCTCGTTCTAATCTCGCGCAACAAGCGTTTGACGATGATGAACACACCGGCTTCCTTGGGGCAGCCATTCGTTCCGGATCGTTGAGAATAAAAGACAAACGGGAAGCTCCAAGGCTTAACTCAGAGAGGTAACACGATGAAAAAACTGCTTATTGCGCTGATGGCCACGGCGGTAGCATTGTCGCTGGCGGCGACCGCCGAAGCGCAGGAAAAGCTGAAAGCCTGTTGGGTCTATACCGGCCCGATTGGTGATTTCGGTTATTCGTACCAGCATGACCAGGGCCGCCTGGACGTAGAGAAGGCACTCGGCGACAAGGTCGAGACTGCGTATCTGGAGAACGTCTCCGAGGGTCCCGATGCCGATCGTGCCTTCGAGCGCCTGGCGCGCGAAGGCTGCAAGATCATTTTCGGCACGTCCTTCGGCTTCATGGACCCCGAAGTGAAGGTCGCCAAGAAGTTCCCCGACGTGATGTTCGAGCACGCGACCGGCTACAAGACGGCTGAAAATCTCGGCATCTACAACGCACGTTTCTACGAAGGCCGCTACATCCTCGGCCAGATCGCCGCCAAGCAATCGAAGTCGGGCGTCGCCGGCTACATCGTTTCGTTCCCGATTCCCGAGGTGGTCATGGGCATCAATTCCTTCATGCTCGGCGCCCAGTCAATCAAGCCGGATTTCAAGGCGAAGATCGTCTGGGTCAATTCATGGTTCGATCCGGGCAAGGAAGCCGATGCCGCCAAGGCTCTGTTCGACCAGGGCGCCGACATCATCGTCCAGCACACCGACTCGACCGCTCCCCTGCAAGTCGCCGAAGAGCGCGGACTGCAGGGCTTCGGCCAGTCTTCGGACATGATCAAGTTCGCTCCCAAGGCACAGTTGACCTCGATCGTCGACGATTGGGGGCCGTATTATATCGGCCGGGTGAAGGCTGCACTCGACGGCACCTGGAAGCCCGGCAATGTCTGGCTGGGTATCAAGGACGGCGCCGTTAAGATGGCCCCTTACACCAACATGCCCGACGACGTGAAGGCGATGGCGGAAGCCACCGAGAAGAAGATTATCGACGGATGGAATCCTTTCACCGGGCCGATTGCCAAGCAGGACGGAACGCCGTGGCTGAAGGACGGCGAAGTCGCCGACGACGCCACGCTGCTCGGCATGAACTTCTACGTCAAGGGCGTCGACGACAAGCTGCCGCAGTAAGCGCAAGCCTTGGCTCGGCCGGCTTTCGCCGGAACAGGAGAGGCGCCTTTGGGCGCCTCTTTTCATCTGCAGAGCTTCGAAGGTTAACCTGCCCGGCTGCGAATCCCATTCACGAAAGTTCAGCGGGTGTGAACGCCCGTAGGCAGCCTGATACGATCCGATGTGGGAGCGAGCGCCGGGCGCCCATCCGTCGTGATCTGCCATATCTCGACGGCGCCGCCAAGCGGCGCTTCCTCATTGCGGTAACGGTTCACGCCAACGAAGAGCTTTTGTCCCGTGCGATCAAAAGCGAGTCCTTGCGGCAGCACGCCTGCGAGCGGCCATTCGCCGTGCGGCGATAGCCGTCCTGTTTCAGAGTCCAGCTGATAGAGGCTGAGCGACGCGT
This window harbors:
- a CDS encoding ABC transporter permease codes for the protein MDITVNILLTIATAATPLLIAAIGELVVERSGVLNLGVEGMMIMGAVGGFGAGYLTGSPWIGLLAAIALGAVFSLLFAVMTLSLATNQVATGLSLTLLGLGLSGMMGTSFVGQPGARLPNLDIPGLTAIPVIGRLLFGQDPIFYISIALTAAVMWFLFKTRTGLTLRSIGDSHTSAHALGIEVIRYRYLAVIFGGACAGLAGGHLSLVYTPQWVENMTAGRGWIALALVVFASWRPWRVLAGAYIFGAVWIGQLHAQAFGIPVPSQLLSSLPYLATIVVLVLISRNKRLTMMNTPASLGQPFVPDR
- a CDS encoding ABC transporter permease, with the protein product MMRLELVKRPQRSMLFSALSPFIAFVLTIIAGAILFALLGVNPLKAFQIYFLEPVSQVWQLHELAIKAAPLILIGVGLSVCYRANIWNIGAEGQFILGGIVGSSIPVLFPQFEGPLVLPLMLLFGMVGGAAYAAIPALLKTRFNTNEILTSLMLVYVAQLFLDWLVRGPWRDPKGFNFPQTIQFNDSAILPELMPASGRANWGFVFALVAAVLVWILMSRMLKGFEVRVLGSSPRAGRFAGFGINRMVFFAFMLSGALAGLAGISEVSGAIGQLQPVISPGYGFAAIIVAFLGRLNPLGIVAAGLVLALTYLGGEAVQSALGISDKVARVFQGMLLFFVLGCDTLIHYRIRLIGFAAPKLESAPKLEEAR
- a CDS encoding quinone oxidoreductase family protein, whose translation is MSKAIRIHANGGPEVLTYEDTDPGQPGSGQILVKHTAIGLNFIDVYHRSGLYPPPGGFPLIPGSEAAGVVVEVGADIDWLKPGDRIAYAVTTGAYAEQRVIAADRVVRVPDGISDEQAAAMMLKGMTAEYLLRRTFKVKAGDTILFHAAAGGVGLILGQWAKHLGATVIGTASSTDKIELAKAHGFDHVINYREQDFVAGVLAITGGKKCDVVYDSVGNDTFPASLDCLKPLGMFASFGQSSGPIPPFSMSLLAQKGSLFATRPTLFVYNAKREDLEASAAALFEIVLSGAVEIKINQRYALKDAGKAHSDLEGRRTTGTTILIP
- the pcsA gene encoding phosphatidylcholine synthase; amino-acid sequence: MPRPKKKVTWPQARAFSVHLLTASGSFLAFLSLVAASEQRWTAMFWWLGLALFVDGIDGPIARKLEVKEILPTWSGELLDNIIDYVTYVLIPAFALYQRGFMGEGLSFLSAAIIVVSSAIYYADTGMKTKENFFKGFPVVWNMVVFTLFVIDPGQWVSFAVVVVAGILTFVPINFIHPVRVVRLRPINLGMTLLWCAFGALALAQAALAAFYDQIGVLGEQVSVFTKIGITVTGLYLACIGGIMQLFPTLGAKKS
- a CDS encoding ABC transporter ATP-binding protein, yielding MGGTVSANQDDANLLEVRGLTKTFGTLTACDHIDLNVAKGEIHALLGENGAGKSTLVKMLFGTLEPNSGEIFWNDQAVTITNPGFAKKLGIGMVFQHFSLFEALTAAENIALSLDDGSPISTIAAKARALSYSYGLPLDPQSLVGDLSVGERQRIEIIRCLLQMPQLIILDEPTSVLTPQEADKLFETLERLRSEGKSILYISHRLEEVKRICDRATVLRHGKVVGHCNPRKETAASLARMMVGNDVQAVVRAPVQGIESAQPLLEIRALSRRPATPFSIPLRNINLTVRAGEVIGIAGVAGNGQGEFFESVSGEVPQQDAASVRIRGKDAGGLSITGRRLMGAAFVPEERLGHGAAPRMKLSENLLLSRHATDGKVFVGAGGMVKSDAIYAAAQRIIKAMDVRKSAPDPEAAALSGGNLQKFIVGRELDRRPSVMVVNQPTWGVDAGAAAHIRQTLIELARSGSAVLVISQDLDELFEISDAIAVMHNGELSKPLPSAEATFEKIGLLMGGAEPGHAEHALETS